In Ilumatobacter fluminis, the following proteins share a genomic window:
- a CDS encoding SDR family oxidoreductase, with protein MTTPPDRAPVVLVLGATGYVGGRLVPELLAHDHTVRCLVRTPPTGLPWTDDVEPVQGDLTDPDSLGDAFDGVDTVVYLVHSLDEDDFERTELRSASNVREAAEAAGVDHIVYMSGLGDDREDLSPHLRSRHEVGVELARGDVAVTELRAAIILGAGSASFEMLRSLTEVLPAMIAPTWVTTTVVQPIAIGDALRYLRKAIERGPGDEPHDIVEIGGPDQLTYRELIDLYAKVAGLPRRRIIPVPFVTPRLSTHWVNLVSPLPRQLAKSLIDSLRNDVVVTDDSAFTVSTHIPLTARAAIETAISAIQDLEIPTRWSGVTAEERAGRPRPWDPDWAGGTVYEYVTHTEVQASPATALRTVQGVGGDRGWYGFAFLWAIRGALDKIVGGVGLRRGRRHPDDITVGEALDFWRVDAMEPELFRLRAEMKVPGEAWLEWTMHERPGGCTCIEQKARYVPRGLFGRLYWWPLWPVHAVLFPVMLRRIGREAERVEALAAEGRHEPDTALAG; from the coding sequence ATGACGACCCCCCCTGATCGCGCGCCCGTCGTGCTGGTGCTCGGTGCCACGGGTTACGTCGGCGGCCGCCTCGTCCCCGAACTCCTCGCACACGATCACACCGTTCGCTGTCTGGTGCGCACCCCGCCGACCGGCTTGCCGTGGACCGACGACGTCGAGCCCGTGCAAGGCGACCTCACCGATCCCGACTCGCTCGGAGACGCGTTCGATGGTGTCGACACCGTCGTCTACCTCGTCCACTCGCTCGACGAGGACGACTTCGAGCGCACCGAGTTGCGCTCTGCGTCGAACGTTCGTGAAGCCGCCGAGGCGGCTGGTGTCGATCACATCGTGTACATGAGCGGGCTCGGCGACGACCGAGAAGATCTCTCGCCGCACCTCCGTTCACGCCACGAGGTCGGTGTCGAACTCGCCCGAGGCGATGTCGCCGTCACCGAGCTTCGTGCCGCCATCATCCTCGGTGCCGGTTCGGCGTCGTTCGAGATGCTGCGCAGTCTGACCGAGGTGCTGCCGGCCATGATCGCGCCGACCTGGGTCACCACGACCGTGGTGCAGCCGATCGCGATCGGCGATGCGCTGCGCTATCTCCGCAAGGCGATCGAGCGTGGTCCGGGCGACGAGCCCCACGACATCGTCGAGATCGGCGGCCCCGACCAGCTCACCTACCGCGAGCTGATCGACCTGTACGCCAAGGTTGCCGGACTCCCCCGTCGCAGGATCATCCCGGTGCCGTTCGTGACGCCACGCCTGTCGACCCACTGGGTCAACCTCGTCAGCCCACTCCCCCGCCAGCTCGCGAAGTCGCTGATCGACAGCCTGCGCAACGACGTCGTCGTCACCGATGACAGCGCGTTCACGGTGAGCACGCACATCCCTCTCACGGCACGCGCCGCGATCGAGACGGCCATCTCGGCGATCCAGGACCTCGAGATCCCGACCCGCTGGTCGGGCGTCACCGCCGAGGAACGAGCGGGCCGGCCCCGACCGTGGGACCCCGACTGGGCGGGCGGCACGGTGTACGAGTACGTGACCCACACCGAGGTGCAGGCATCGCCCGCCACCGCACTGCGCACTGTGCAGGGCGTCGGTGGCGACCGGGGCTGGTACGGCTTTGCGTTCCTCTGGGCGATCCGAGGCGCACTCGACAAGATCGTCGGCGGCGTCGGGCTGCGCCGCGGCCGTCGACACCCCGACGACATCACCGTCGGCGAAGCGCTCGACTTCTGGCGCGTCGATGCCATGGAGCCCGAGCTGTTCCGGCTCCGAGCCGAGATGAAGGTGCCTGGCGAGGCCTGGCTCGAATGGACGATGCACGAGCGGCCCGGTGGCTGCACCTGCATCGAACAGAAGGCGCGATACGTGCCGCGCGGCTTGTTCGGTCGTCTCTACTGGTGGCCGCTGTGGCCGGTGCACGCCGTGCTGTTCCCGGTGATGCTGCGCCGGATCGGTCGCGAGGCCGAGCGCGTCGAAGCACTCGCCGCCGAGGGGCGACACGAACCCGACACGGCACTCGCCGGTTGA
- a CDS encoding molybdopterin-containing oxidoreductase family protein, with translation MTLTVNGTCHHDCPDSCGWTVTVDDTEPTPVAVKMRGNPDHPYSYGELCPKVNRFLDRVYSPDRVLHPLRRTGPKGSGEFEQISWDEALADIADRLGRVVAEHGGDAVLPFSDAGNQSLLATQGISERFFNQLGACRLERNICGPTVGAGMSMTNGTGHGADALDLEHSKLIILWATNTRLTNRHLWPVIERARAAGAELVVVDPIRTLTAEAADRFIQPLPGTDIAMMLAMMHVIIRDDLVDREWVDAHTTGFDELALAVADATPAWAAGQCGVDAAVIEQLARDYATVRPAAIRSLIGAEHHENGAMFYRTIACLPALIGSWRERGGGLMRSVGCFQDDLVDEAALHRPDLLAGREPRTVNMSRLGEALLDTDDPVRAMIVWNSNPLVIVPNAESVRAGMERDDLFTVVHEQFVTDTARYADIVLPATTQIESLDVTLAWGHLWMGWNEPAIEPLGEAVSNTECFRRIAGAMGLDEPSLFEDDITLLTQSLPSVDLDALRRDGWMRVPFPDDGRPWAEGGFPTESGRVEFASDRLVEMGQPRVPTFVPPTEGPQGEAAQRFPLQLMTPKHHTRFLNSGYSHLPKHGPAEGAPFVELDAADAAARGLADGDAARVFNDRASLELPVKITGRLRPGLASIPWGWWRHQHPDGKVANSLTNDTLTDWGGGVAYSDTLVQVEAL, from the coding sequence ATGACCCTCACGGTGAACGGCACCTGCCATCACGACTGTCCCGACTCGTGCGGCTGGACGGTCACGGTCGACGACACCGAGCCGACACCGGTCGCCGTGAAGATGCGCGGCAACCCCGATCACCCGTACTCGTACGGCGAGCTCTGCCCGAAGGTCAACCGCTTCCTCGACCGCGTCTACTCCCCCGATCGCGTGCTCCACCCGCTCCGGCGCACCGGCCCCAAGGGCAGCGGTGAGTTCGAGCAGATCTCGTGGGACGAGGCGCTCGCCGACATCGCCGACCGGCTGGGTCGCGTGGTCGCCGAGCACGGCGGTGACGCCGTGCTCCCGTTCAGCGACGCCGGCAACCAGAGCCTGCTCGCCACACAGGGCATCTCCGAACGGTTCTTCAACCAGCTCGGCGCCTGCCGTCTCGAGCGCAACATCTGCGGACCGACCGTCGGGGCCGGCATGTCGATGACGAACGGGACCGGCCACGGTGCCGACGCGCTCGACCTCGAGCACTCGAAACTGATCATCCTGTGGGCGACCAACACCCGGCTGACCAACCGACACCTGTGGCCCGTGATCGAGCGAGCTCGCGCGGCGGGCGCCGAACTCGTCGTCGTCGACCCGATCCGGACGCTGACCGCAGAGGCAGCCGATCGTTTCATCCAGCCGCTGCCGGGCACCGACATCGCCATGATGTTGGCGATGATGCACGTCATCATCCGCGACGACCTCGTCGACCGCGAGTGGGTCGACGCCCACACGACCGGTTTCGACGAGCTTGCGCTGGCCGTCGCCGATGCGACGCCCGCGTGGGCGGCCGGCCAGTGCGGCGTCGACGCCGCCGTCATCGAGCAACTCGCTCGCGACTACGCAACCGTCCGACCCGCCGCGATTCGCTCGTTGATCGGTGCCGAGCACCACGAGAACGGTGCGATGTTCTACCGCACGATCGCGTGTCTGCCGGCGCTGATCGGATCGTGGCGCGAGCGTGGCGGCGGGCTGATGCGGAGCGTCGGTTGCTTCCAGGACGATCTCGTCGACGAAGCCGCGCTCCACCGCCCCGATCTGCTCGCCGGCCGCGAGCCGCGCACGGTCAACATGAGTCGCCTGGGCGAAGCCTTACTCGACACCGACGACCCGGTGCGGGCGATGATCGTGTGGAACTCGAACCCGCTCGTGATCGTGCCCAACGCCGAGTCGGTACGCGCCGGGATGGAGCGCGACGACCTGTTCACCGTCGTGCACGAGCAGTTCGTCACCGACACGGCGCGCTACGCCGACATCGTGCTGCCCGCGACGACCCAGATCGAGTCGCTCGACGTGACGCTGGCATGGGGTCATCTCTGGATGGGATGGAACGAGCCGGCGATCGAGCCGCTCGGTGAGGCAGTCAGCAACACCGAGTGCTTCCGCCGGATCGCGGGTGCGATGGGTCTCGACGAACCGTCGCTGTTCGAGGACGACATCACCCTGCTCACACAGTCGCTCCCGTCGGTCGACCTCGACGCGCTCCGGCGCGACGGCTGGATGCGAGTGCCCTTCCCCGACGACGGTCGGCCGTGGGCGGAGGGCGGATTCCCCACCGAGTCCGGCAGGGTCGAGTTCGCGTCCGACCGGCTCGTCGAGATGGGCCAACCACGGGTGCCGACGTTCGTCCCGCCGACGGAGGGGCCGCAGGGCGAGGCGGCGCAACGCTTCCCGCTGCAGTTGATGACCCCGAAACACCACACCCGATTCCTGAACTCGGGCTACTCCCACCTCCCCAAGCACGGACCGGCGGAGGGCGCGCCGTTCGTCGAGCTCGACGCTGCCGACGCTGCGGCGCGAGGGCTGGCCGACGGCGACGCGGCACGCGTGTTCAACGACCGTGCGTCACTCGAACTGCCGGTGAAGATCACCGGACGACTTCGCCCGGGTCTCGCCTCGATCCCGTGGGGTTGGTGGCGCCATCAGCACCCCGATGGCAAGGTCGCGAACAGCTTGACGAACGACACGCTGACCGACTGGGGCGGTGGCGTGGCGTACAGCGACACGCTGGTCCAGGTCGAAGCGCTCTGA
- a CDS encoding MFS transporter: MNQRIHRLVEPLRQPAPRSLAGAHLVSGLGDWAGRLALTVVVYDRSQSAAWAAAVTVVALLPWIGPGQMLATLADRYGRTTVMIVSDLARAVLFFLMAFTTSVPILLAAAFAAGLCVPPFAGARAAALVDVCDDETYPKALALFGVLTQVEVLAGYAAGGVLVATVGARPALALNAVTFLVSAVFVASLRRTAAAQPNSTSPVGWAGVRSGLAIWRTDPVCGRALLLFAGTNMFSVLPETLVVPFAADVEISETWIGALAAIIAIGSLIAVVFAPSDGTHEELLRATAWRGLVVAAASGALFTVASWPVAAFAAYAVSGMVDAIAVPTNQVVGERLPQAGRSAAMTVAAGTQNITHVVAITVAGITADRWGTPTTLAIAMVAAGCVCVWAALRPVAPTSTKPAAVAVSGAGNEGTPGS; encoded by the coding sequence ATGAACCAACGCATCCATCGCCTCGTCGAACCGCTGCGTCAGCCGGCGCCTCGCTCGCTCGCTGGCGCGCATCTGGTGTCGGGCCTCGGCGATTGGGCCGGACGGCTGGCACTCACCGTCGTCGTCTACGACCGATCGCAATCGGCCGCGTGGGCGGCCGCCGTCACCGTCGTTGCCCTCCTGCCATGGATCGGGCCGGGTCAGATGCTGGCGACCCTCGCCGACCGGTACGGCCGGACGACGGTCATGATCGTCTCCGATCTCGCGCGGGCCGTCCTCTTCTTCCTGATGGCGTTCACGACGTCGGTACCGATCCTGCTCGCCGCCGCGTTCGCCGCCGGTCTGTGCGTGCCACCGTTCGCCGGCGCACGCGCCGCCGCACTCGTCGACGTGTGCGACGACGAGACGTACCCCAAGGCACTGGCGCTGTTCGGCGTGTTGACCCAGGTCGAGGTGCTCGCCGGATACGCCGCCGGTGGCGTGCTCGTCGCAACGGTCGGAGCACGTCCGGCACTCGCCCTCAACGCCGTCACCTTCCTCGTGTCCGCCGTGTTCGTCGCCTCATTGAGGCGAACGGCTGCGGCGCAACCGAACTCGACCAGCCCGGTGGGCTGGGCGGGCGTGCGTTCCGGCCTGGCGATCTGGCGAACCGACCCCGTGTGCGGTCGTGCTCTGCTGCTGTTCGCCGGCACCAACATGTTCTCCGTCCTGCCCGAGACGCTCGTCGTCCCGTTCGCCGCCGACGTCGAGATCTCCGAGACCTGGATCGGCGCCCTCGCTGCGATCATCGCGATCGGGTCACTGATCGCCGTCGTGTTCGCACCGTCGGACGGCACGCACGAGGAGCTGCTTCGAGCGACGGCGTGGCGCGGCTTGGTCGTGGCCGCCGCGTCGGGCGCCCTGTTCACCGTTGCCTCGTGGCCGGTCGCCGCCTTCGCTGCCTACGCGGTCTCCGGCATGGTCGACGCGATCGCCGTGCCGACCAACCAGGTGGTCGGCGAACGACTACCCCAGGCGGGACGCTCCGCGGCGATGACCGTCGCCGCCGGCACGCAGAACATCACCCATGTCGTCGCCATCACCGTCGCCGGCATCACCGCCGACCGGTGGGGCACCCCGACGACCCTCGCCATCGCCATGGTCGCCGCCGGCTGCGTCTGTGTCTGGGCAGCCCTTCGGCCGGTCGCGCCGACGTCGACGAAGCCGGCCGCCGTCGCCGTTTCGGGCGCCGGCAACGAGGGAACACCCGGGTCATGA
- a CDS encoding dihydrolipoyl dehydrogenase family protein yields MSRRRRSVDIAVIGAGSATTAFVDALVGDPSVVVFEPALVGGECPFDACIPSKGLLHDGSRGRSWATASDRRRSLVAHRDDDAHAEALLESGDVELVREHAAFVDEHRVESESIVVDAAHVVIATGAVPIAPDIECLDEVGDRVWTSADALRASERPDRLVIAGGGVIGCELSRLFASFGSAVTVLEPNEHLMETLHPDVIAAVEQTVRDPGVDLRLRARPVSIARHGDGVAIAVADGSEVRADRFVLAAGKRPRLDGLGLQSLGLDPQLKLPVDRTGRVRCAGSIWAMGDVVGEAQYTHAANHHGRVVADQITGAGGRRFDDVVDAACMFIDPPLMTVGPSYADTTDDRDVVWSVVDVAERAPRAATDEGCGTLAVAARRSTGRLVAAHGIGPSFDELVHAIVVAIDGEVPVARLLESMFPFPTMADAFVAALTELQAQLSS; encoded by the coding sequence ATGTCGCGGCGTCGACGGAGCGTCGACATCGCGGTCATCGGCGCCGGGTCGGCGACGACCGCCTTCGTCGACGCACTGGTGGGCGACCCATCGGTCGTCGTGTTCGAACCCGCCCTCGTCGGCGGTGAGTGCCCGTTCGACGCCTGTATTCCGAGCAAGGGATTGCTCCACGACGGCTCGCGAGGCCGGTCGTGGGCCACTGCGTCAGACCGCCGACGATCGTTGGTCGCCCACCGGGACGACGACGCTCACGCCGAGGCGCTCCTCGAGTCCGGCGACGTCGAACTCGTCCGAGAACACGCTGCGTTCGTCGACGAGCACCGTGTCGAATCCGAGTCGATCGTGGTCGACGCCGCCCATGTCGTGATCGCGACGGGCGCCGTTCCCATCGCGCCCGACATCGAATGCCTCGACGAGGTGGGTGACCGTGTGTGGACGAGCGCCGACGCGCTCCGCGCGAGTGAACGCCCTGATCGACTCGTCATCGCCGGCGGTGGCGTCATCGGCTGCGAGTTGTCGCGTCTGTTCGCGTCGTTCGGGAGTGCCGTGACCGTCCTCGAACCGAACGAGCACCTGATGGAGACGCTGCACCCCGACGTGATCGCCGCGGTCGAGCAGACCGTCCGCGACCCGGGCGTCGACCTCAGGCTCCGAGCGCGCCCGGTGTCGATCGCCCGTCACGGCGACGGCGTGGCGATCGCGGTCGCCGACGGCAGCGAGGTGCGGGCCGACCGGTTCGTGCTCGCCGCCGGCAAACGTCCTCGTCTGGACGGACTCGGACTCCAGTCGCTCGGGCTCGACCCGCAGCTGAAGCTCCCGGTCGACCGAACCGGCCGCGTCCGATGTGCAGGTTCGATCTGGGCGATGGGCGATGTCGTCGGTGAGGCGCAGTACACCCATGCGGCGAACCATCACGGGCGTGTCGTCGCCGATCAGATCACCGGTGCCGGTGGGCGTCGCTTCGACGACGTGGTCGACGCGGCGTGCATGTTCATCGACCCACCGCTGATGACGGTCGGACCGAGCTACGCCGACACCACCGACGACCGAGACGTCGTGTGGTCGGTGGTCGACGTCGCCGAACGGGCACCTCGGGCGGCGACGGATGAAGGGTGCGGCACGCTGGCCGTGGCGGCGCGGCGTTCGACCGGTCGCCTCGTCGCCGCGCACGGCATCGGGCCCTCGTTCGACGAGTTGGTCCACGCGATCGTCGTGGCGATCGACGGTGAGGTGCCGGTGGCCCGGTTGCTCGAATCGATGTTCCCGTTCCCGACGATGGCCGACGCGTTCGTGGCGGCGCTCACCGAACTGCAGGCGCAGCTGTCGTCGTGA
- a CDS encoding DUF1003 domain-containing protein translates to MKRRGDLSQPRQRSRFDVSYDPETFGQFSESIARYLGTARFLVWQTGIIVVWLALNIIPPEEYQFDPWDRGLVLLTLVLSLQASYAAPLILLAQNRQERRDRVAAEHDREVAERTQADTEFLAREIAGVRLALADVVTGEELRDQLEGLTKAIDELTARLDDLQPESP, encoded by the coding sequence GTGAAGCGTCGGGGCGATCTCAGCCAGCCGCGCCAGCGGAGCCGGTTCGACGTCTCGTACGACCCGGAGACGTTCGGCCAGTTCAGCGAGTCGATCGCCCGGTATCTCGGCACCGCTCGGTTCCTGGTGTGGCAGACCGGCATCATCGTCGTCTGGCTGGCGCTCAACATCATCCCGCCCGAGGAGTACCAGTTCGACCCGTGGGATCGCGGCCTCGTGCTGCTCACCTTGGTGTTGTCGCTGCAGGCGTCGTATGCGGCTCCGCTGATCCTGTTGGCGCAGAACCGTCAGGAGCGGCGCGACCGGGTCGCCGCCGAGCACGACCGTGAGGTCGCCGAGCGGACCCAGGCCGACACCGAGTTCCTCGCCCGCGAGATCGCCGGCGTGCGGTTGGCACTTGCCGACGTGGTGACGGGTGAGGAGCTGCGCGACCAGCTCGAAGGCCTCACGAAAGCCATCGACGAACTCACCGCCCGCCTCGACGACCTCCAACCCGAATCCCCCTGA
- a CDS encoding S9 family peptidase yields MSTLPYGTWPSPISPEHLTSGVTKLIDVWVDGDRTVWHEGRPSEGGRQTLVVADADGTTRDLLDPPFNVRSGVHEYGGGAAWVESNTAWFVDWDEQRIWYVDLDGGEPIPLTPELEQPRSVRYADLRPSPDGHWLVAVQEVHDTDDPHHVVNRVVALPARTPGVPHVIHGEHDFVMSPRFVAADRIRFVAWNHPNMPWNDTDLMECSFDPQHGTTGTPRRIATGSSFMQPDGDVVIGDRDGVWNLWRVDADGEHAVSSGPDEVGGPAWIFGLRDHAVLPDGRRVWATGGRLVVDGEPIDTGAAALEQLAPGDGTLTAIVRWSDRPSTITRFDVTSGESVDVVAAPDTPLRDGDASTPEQIAFPTAGGATAYGWFYAPANADTDAPVDDRPPLVVMIHGGPTSCARPWFSLATQFWTTRGFAVVDVDHRGSTGYGTEFRNMLDGNWGVVDVEDCIAAATFLADQGRVDGDRVVIRGGSAGGFTVLACLATSDVFAAGACSYGIADLSVLAADTHKFEARYTDRLIGPWPEARDVYEERSPIHHLDRFETPLVVFQGLDDKVVPPNQSEMIVDALRAKQVECEYHAYEGEGHGFRRAETIVHQMNAELAFYRRILGL; encoded by the coding sequence GTGAGCACGCTTCCGTACGGCACGTGGCCGTCGCCGATTTCGCCCGAGCATCTGACCAGTGGGGTCACCAAGCTGATCGACGTCTGGGTCGACGGCGATCGCACGGTGTGGCACGAGGGGCGGCCGAGCGAGGGTGGCCGCCAGACGCTCGTCGTCGCCGATGCCGACGGTACGACCCGTGATCTGCTCGACCCGCCGTTCAACGTGCGCAGCGGGGTGCACGAGTACGGCGGCGGCGCGGCGTGGGTCGAGTCGAACACGGCGTGGTTCGTCGATTGGGACGAGCAGCGGATCTGGTACGTCGACCTCGACGGCGGCGAACCGATTCCGCTCACCCCCGAACTCGAGCAGCCGCGCTCGGTGCGCTACGCCGACCTGCGGCCGTCGCCCGACGGTCATTGGCTCGTCGCTGTGCAGGAGGTGCACGACACCGACGACCCGCACCACGTCGTCAACCGGGTCGTCGCGCTCCCGGCTCGCACACCCGGCGTTCCGCACGTGATCCACGGCGAACACGACTTCGTGATGTCGCCCCGGTTCGTCGCGGCCGACCGGATCCGGTTCGTCGCCTGGAACCACCCGAACATGCCGTGGAACGACACCGACCTGATGGAGTGCTCGTTCGACCCGCAGCACGGCACGACCGGCACGCCGCGCCGGATCGCGACGGGATCATCGTTCATGCAACCCGACGGCGACGTCGTCATCGGTGACCGGGACGGGGTGTGGAACCTGTGGCGAGTCGACGCCGACGGAGAACACGCCGTGTCGTCCGGTCCCGACGAGGTCGGCGGGCCGGCATGGATCTTCGGGCTCCGCGACCACGCGGTGCTGCCGGACGGGCGGCGCGTGTGGGCGACCGGTGGCCGCCTCGTCGTCGACGGCGAACCGATCGACACCGGAGCGGCAGCCCTCGAGCAACTCGCGCCCGGCGACGGCACGTTGACGGCCATCGTCCGGTGGTCGGATCGACCGTCGACCATCACCCGCTTCGACGTCACGTCGGGTGAGTCGGTCGACGTGGTCGCAGCACCCGACACCCCGCTGCGCGACGGCGATGCGTCGACGCCCGAGCAGATCGCGTTCCCGACCGCCGGCGGGGCGACGGCGTACGGCTGGTTCTACGCGCCGGCGAACGCCGACACCGACGCACCCGTCGACGACCGTCCGCCGCTCGTGGTGATGATCCACGGCGGACCGACCTCGTGTGCCCGCCCGTGGTTCTCGCTCGCAACCCAGTTCTGGACGACGCGGGGGTTCGCCGTCGTCGACGTCGATCATCGCGGCTCGACCGGGTACGGCACCGAGTTCCGCAACATGCTCGACGGGAACTGGGGGGTGGTCGACGTCGAGGACTGCATCGCCGCGGCGACCTTCCTCGCCGACCAGGGCCGGGTCGACGGCGACCGGGTCGTCATCCGCGGTGGTTCGGCCGGCGGCTTCACGGTGCTCGCGTGTCTCGCCACGAGCGACGTGTTCGCAGCAGGCGCCTGCTCGTACGGCATCGCCGACCTGTCGGTGCTCGCCGCCGACACCCACAAGTTCGAGGCCCGCTACACCGACCGACTCATCGGACCGTGGCCGGAGGCACGTGACGTGTACGAGGAGCGGTCACCGATCCACCACCTCGACCGGTTCGAGACACCGCTCGTCGTGTTCCAGGGTCTCGACGACAAGGTCGTGCCACCCAATCAGAGCGAGATGATCGTCGACGCCCTGCGTGCGAAGCAG
- a CDS encoding magnesium transporter MgtE N-terminal domain-containing protein, with protein sequence MAAELIYAYRIMRLPLLDAGGSEIGKVADIVTVAGRPGQPPRVVGFVATSQRRRIFVHSARIAEMNVDGVRLRSWDIDLNPFKKRPGETLIGEQIIDHPLPDHEYVSDVGLEEAHDSRSRWWNVSKVRVAKRSVLRRRPSYRLVDWRDVVQLFAGSSAMAAEAARLRDMHPSDVAHIVRAMPLTQRRQLAASMDDERLADVLEELPEKEQLRLIEGLDLERIVGVLDEMEYDDLADLLGEMPQHQREAVLEAMDEEEVEVLTRLLSYEEGTAGGMMTPEIIILGPTDTVAHALAEIRDPDWTPSIAGQVFITQPPFKAPTGRFLGVVFMQRLLREQPSTELRHCLARDVPTVRPDIIDRAVFEEFASYDMMAIAVVDEAHHLLGAVSVDDVVDRMLGSGWRLRHRRQDGAVAELQGVADAPAGDAP encoded by the coding sequence ATGGCCGCCGAGTTGATCTACGCCTATCGGATCATGCGGCTTCCCCTTCTCGACGCCGGCGGCTCCGAGATCGGCAAGGTCGCCGACATCGTCACCGTCGCCGGACGGCCCGGGCAACCGCCGCGCGTCGTCGGGTTCGTCGCGACGAGTCAGCGACGACGCATCTTCGTGCACTCGGCCCGGATCGCGGAGATGAACGTCGACGGCGTCCGGCTCCGCAGCTGGGACATCGACCTCAACCCGTTCAAGAAGCGGCCCGGCGAGACCCTGATCGGCGAACAGATCATCGACCATCCGCTGCCCGACCACGAGTACGTCAGCGACGTCGGTCTCGAAGAGGCCCACGACAGCCGGTCGCGTTGGTGGAACGTGTCGAAGGTGCGTGTCGCCAAGCGCAGCGTGCTGCGCCGGCGGCCGAGCTATCGCCTCGTCGACTGGCGCGACGTCGTCCAGTTGTTCGCCGGGTCGTCGGCGATGGCCGCCGAGGCCGCCCGCCTGCGCGACATGCACCCGTCCGACGTCGCCCACATCGTGCGGGCGATGCCGCTGACCCAACGCCGCCAGCTCGCTGCGTCGATGGACGACGAGCGACTCGCCGACGTGCTCGAGGAGCTGCCCGAGAAGGAACAGCTCCGACTCATCGAGGGCCTCGACCTCGAACGCATCGTCGGCGTGCTCGACGAGATGGAGTACGACGACCTCGCCGACCTGCTCGGTGAGATGCCGCAGCACCAGCGCGAAGCCGTGCTCGAGGCCATGGACGAAGAAGAGGTCGAGGTCCTGACCCGCCTCCTGTCGTACGAGGAGGGGACCGCGGGCGGCATGATGACGCCCGAGATCATCATCCTCGGCCCGACCGACACGGTCGCCCACGCGCTCGCCGAGATCCGCGACCCCGACTGGACGCCGAGCATCGCCGGTCAGGTCTTCATCACACAGCCACCGTTCAAGGCGCCGACCGGTCGTTTCCTCGGTGTCGTGTTCATGCAGCGTCTGTTGCGCGAGCAGCCGAGCACCGAGCTCCGACACTGCCTCGCCCGCGACGTCCCGACCGTGCGCCCCGACATCATCGACCGCGCCGTGTTCGAGGAGTTCGCCTCGTACGACATGATGGCGATCGCCGTCGTCGACGAGGCGCACCACCTGCTCGGCGCCGTGTCGGTCGACGACGTCGTCGACCGCATGCTCGGGTCGGGGTGGCGACTCCGGCACCGTCGTCAGGACGGCGCCGTCGCCGAACTGCAGGGTGTCGCCGACGCGCCGGCGGGAGACGCACCGTGA
- a CDS encoding STAS domain-containing protein codes for MTQPEDLLTIETSDHGLRAVGEIDAHTAPTLAAAIDAAAPTVRLDLSGVEFVDSSGLRVLIDAHQRLQEAGGSLTLATPSAAVRRLLEISGVDDYLVVEA; via the coding sequence ATGACCCAGCCCGAGGACCTCTTGACGATCGAGACGTCCGACCACGGACTCCGTGCCGTGGGCGAGATCGACGCACACACCGCTCCCACCCTGGCCGCCGCCATCGACGCTGCGGCACCGACGGTGCGACTCGACCTGTCCGGTGTCGAGTTCGTCGACTCGAGCGGGCTCCGGGTGCTCATCGACGCGCACCAGCGGCTGCAGGAAGCCGGCGGTTCGTTGACGCTCGCCACGCCCTCGGCAGCCGTTCGTCGACTCCTCGAGATCAGCGGCGTCGACGACTATCTCGTCGTCGAAGCCTGA
- a CDS encoding SRPBCC family protein: MTTFTSRDVSTAVVPASRDDIWAIVSDPAALAELTPLIDTIEPAGDLWTWQLKGISALGVTVAPSFTERMVLDAPARMEYVHEPPAGTNELAGAHGTYDLTELSPTSTRLDIDITLCADLPLPKFSRRAVEKVMATTMRRTGDAFAERLYERLGIDGADWVEHRVDGAEVVG; encoded by the coding sequence ATGACGACGTTCACGAGCCGAGACGTGTCGACCGCGGTCGTACCCGCATCACGCGACGACATCTGGGCGATCGTCTCCGACCCGGCGGCACTCGCCGAACTCACGCCGCTGATCGACACGATCGAGCCGGCCGGCGACCTGTGGACCTGGCAGCTCAAGGGCATCTCGGCGCTCGGGGTCACCGTCGCCCCGTCGTTCACCGAACGGATGGTGCTCGACGCCCCGGCCCGGATGGAGTACGTGCACGAGCCACCGGCCGGCACCAACGAACTGGCCGGTGCGCACGGCACGTACGACCTGACCGAACTGTCACCCACGTCGACACGACTCGACATCGACATCACCCTGTGCGCCGACCTCCCGCTGCCCAAGTTCAGCCGACGCGCCGTCGAGAAGGTCATGGCGACCACGATGCGCCGGACCGGCGACGCGTTCGCCGAGCGACTCTACGAACGGTTGGGGATCGACGGCGCCGACTGGGTGGAGCATCGCGTCGACGGGGCCGAGGTCGTCGGATGA
- a CDS encoding CsbD family protein, with protein sequence MSGEFDQAKGRAKQAVGDLTDDKELQAEGQADETSGKIKDKFDDAVDAVRDKLDRD encoded by the coding sequence ATGAGTGGAGAATTCGACCAGGCGAAGGGCCGTGCCAAGCAGGCCGTCGGTGACCTCACCGACGACAAGGAACTGCAGGCCGAGGGTCAGGCCGACGAGACGAGCGGCAAGATCAAGGACAAGTTCGACGATGCCGTCGACGCCGTCCGCGACAAGCTCGATCGCGACTGA